GTtttgtatgaaagaaaaaaaaaaatggagacaaATCATAAACCTTTCCCtgtgttttttttgtgggtttttttttctgcataataCCTCAACTTGGTGATAAGTGAAAGGATGTGTTGCAAGTATGGGCATTACAAGTATTGAACTAGCATCTTCTGTTATgttcctgcagctcctcttTAGCCCACTGTCCTGAAGACAAGAGGTTCTGGGTGATCAGGAGTCTCTATTAGCAGTTCAAGTTGGCTGGAGAATGGAAGGTGTTGAGTTTAAGGAAGAATGGCAAGATGAAGATTTCCcaaggtttttaattttttttttaatagtaattaaaatcaaatacaTCCAGAATAAGCTTACCTCTTTATCTTCCTGGTGAACTAACACTCAATAATCTTGAAGTGATTTCCATTAATATGGTCATCTTGAAAAGGTTTTGTGGCATGTTTCTTTATGGTCTGGAAAGGGATCACTTCATCTTCATGGGTAAGTTAAGTAAAACAGGCATGCCACTTTTGAAGTTTCCAGTGTTACTAAAGTGAAAATTTGGAAGTTGGGCTTAGTTTTCTGTGGCACTCTTGTGCAACTACATTGTTTGCATATTACTACCAGTGTCTGAAGGCCCAAATATTTCATTAAGCAACATTTTTGAGCAAAATTTTTAACAGTTTGGACTGCTAGTGATGCTTGGGCCTACAAAGAAACTAAAAGAGCTGACTTCAGAGGCTTTCTGTAATAACATGACTAAACTACTTTTGTAATGTATTTAATGTCAAATTTTCTGAAGTGAGAATATAAGTTTTCTTAAGGATGACACACACTTGTAGCAACCAGTATTTTGGCATTTGTCACATCAACAGATGGTCACCTGCATGCTGTAAAGGAATTTTCTGCTACTTTGGTGCTTTGTTTACTGAAAGCTTGAACTTAGGCTATAAGTAAATTTAGTTCAGTACTGTCCCACAGTGGGTTTTTTAGCAGTGCGTAAGCCTAAATATTTGGCATTTAGctggctatttaaaaaaagaaaaaaaaagttttgtaacAGTAGTTTCTACTTTGTGCACCAGGCCCCTGCCAGAGGATGATCCTGTTGAGTCAGATATATTGGCTGCAGCTGGAACAGAAAGTGAAGCTGGTAAGAACATTCCACTCCAGTCAAGCTGACTGCTTCCTACTTAGATGGCTGTTTTAAAACTCTATTTTTGGTTTAGGGTGTtttggggagtgggggtggtTTTTGAGTCAGGCTTGAGGAAACAGCATTctaaatgacatttttgtaTATGAAGGATATTATAAACATCTTGTCTAGAAAGAAAAGGGTTTGGGAATAAAATATGAGACTCTTCATCCTCTTTGTGAACAGAGCTATCCAGGTAATACTGGACAAAAATGAATAACTGCACTCACTTCCTGACCTGTCTTAAAATCTTGGTTCATTATTTGGCCTCTGTGCATCAGTTAGGGCCTACCTTAGTTTCTCTCCAAATTTCAGACCTTTGTGGCCTTTTAAGAATGTTGCCCATCCAAATGGTCAGAGGGGTAATAATACAGATgcctttttttacatttttaattttttgtatcTTGTCAGTCTGCTTTAGTTGTGGCATTTTCAGTGCTACATcagtcattttattttattccctgCTTTCAACTGCTGTCGGAATCACACAAGTACTTGCCTTATGTCTCAAAGCATGCTGGGTGTTCCCCTAATAGTTTCTTTAATTCTCTGTCCTCACTGTTGTCTGGCAGCCTTCTGGGTTTTTGCAgcttgtaaattatttttttatttcatcaaagATGGTTATGATGTTACCAATATCTAACAAAATCAAGGGCTAGGGATATGAACTTATTGCATTATTTGCAAGACTTACTTAGTATAATATCTAGAACAACTCATGGAATGCTTTGGTATAGCTGGCATGGGTAATAGTTGCTTAGGTGGTGGCAGCACTtcaggtttttcttctgtagggAGTATGGTGGTCTACCACTGTGATCATAGTGTGTATGCAGTTGGGTAAACTTACGGTCTTGAGGACTTGAGAACTTTGACCTCCAAGTGCTGTTCTTTTCACCCTGTGTTTAATTCTTATTCCAAAGATACATTGTTTAAATTATGGGAATTAATTTACCGTGCATTCTGAGAAAGCATTGTGGTCTTCTGTCTTGTTAATATGCCTGTCTAAACTCGCTTtagctttgaaaagaaacaatttgcttttttaaatacagaggtTAATGGAACCAAAGTGAGGAAGAAACTAACAGCTCCAGATATTAGCTTAACTTTGGATCACAGTGAGGAATCTGTTTTGTCTGATGACTTGGATGAGAGTGGAGAGATTGATTTGGACGACTTGGATACTCCTTCAGAAAATAGCAATGAGTTTGAATGGgaaggtaagtattttgttactTTTGTCTGATGCctgtaaatatttctattttcttatgTGCAGGTCAACAGTTTTTCAGGTGGGAAATAACTATGGCTCAATAttacaagaggaaaaataaaaagggaatgATTAGATTAGAAATTGGGAATATATGCAATGaatttttaaagagcaaatCAGACCTCAACTGATTAGTACACAGACAACATAATAATAGCTGTACCTCCAAATAAACTTAGGTGAATGTCATTAAACAACTGTAAGACTCAAAAGTTATGGAAAATCCTCTTTGTTGCAATATGTTTTTAAGAACcaacctgggggaaaaaaaaatgccaaaggtGTTTTACATGTATTATAGATGAGCTTTAAATAGAGGTGAACCATATAAAGTGATGTAGATTAGCTAGTTGGAAATTGATGAATTGCAAGCCTTTGTATTGAAGGAAGACtgaatggtatttttaaaaatactgactaACACCTGATCTCATATCTTACTGTGGTGAGAAGGGTAAAAGGTCAGTAGCCTTAGAGTTTGCGTGCTTTCTGGGTTGACTGAAGTGGTAGAAGAGCCTCTATTTTGTGTCAAGGAATTCTGAAATGACTTGATAGGAAGTTAACATAGCTATAGCCTCACTAGTAATGATCTGAAATTTAAGAAATGAGTAGATGCTTCATCCTATTCTTACAGGCAAAACCTGGAGATTCTAACAAATTTTATTGGAGGTAAAGAAGTTCTGTGTAGGAGTTAAAGTACAAGTTTTATACTTTCagttttaattatgttttaagGCCCTTTTATGTAAGCCAAGAACTGTTGTGTTGGCCAAACAGTTGGGGTCTAACTTCTGTAAACTTCATGACTTAAGAATGTCTCTAAACGTGTAAACtcaattataatttttttattctggaaaaaaaatacttctaattCCTGAGTAAACAGGAAgctctcttttcactgttatGTATGAAACACTACCTGTTCTTCATTCCAAGATAGCTTGTAAATGGAGAAGGAAACACCCTTTAGAataaggggttttttaaaatagctaaaGACATATTGCAGGTGAAGTTTTTGTAACAGAGCCTGTGGATTTACCTGTGTAAAAGGATTTTCATCATTTTGGTGAAGAAGAATTGGTATTTAGGGTTAGTTTTGCAATGATGCAAAGGAAATGTTCCGGATGTTTGtgccttgtttttaaaagtggcTGAAAaggatttctgtcttttcttcctttaatgcTGCTGCCTTCATTTTCCTGGAAGGATAGTTTCAATTAACAGCTTTGTCTTGGGAGCAGACAACTAACTTGCAGTAGGTTTTTCTCGCTTTGGGTAAGGTCTATGCAACAAAGTCAAGAATCATAATTTAATTGGAGCAAATTGTTTTACAGATTGCTGTCAGCATAAATTTCATATATATTGATTGCACACATATGAATTAGATTTAATTTCTAAATAGATTTGCCTGCATGTCTGCTTGCAAGGTACTGTCAATGTTTTAAATCATGCTTTTATGTAAATCTGTGATCAAGCAACCTGTGTAATTATCATCGGAGTTAACCACTTTGTCTGTTTTGGTAAGATTCATCAAGGTCTGTATTCTGAAAGCCTACAATTAAATAGGCTTTCTACGTGAATTGAAATTTGTCATGTACTTTAACATGGAAAACTACAGTCAATGGATAACTGCCAACATGGAGTATTTTACTAAAATATGTATGACACCCATGAGATCCTATTTTGTAATGACTGAAGGAACTAAGTCAGCTGATATGTCTGACTGGCTAAAGAACATTAAAATAGATTAGATAGCAAAGTGGTTAACCTGTATTGTAATTGATTGTCACTATACGTAGTATTCATAATGGATCTTGAACATGTTTTAACTTTGGCAGATGAtcttccaaaaccaaaaactacTGATGTAATTAGGAAAGGATCACTTACTGAATACactgcagcagaggagaaagatgaTGGTCGACGCTGGCGAATGTTTAGGATTGGAGAACAGGACCATAGGGTGGACATGAAGGCAATTGAACCATATAAAAAAGTTATCAGTCATGGTGGTAAGGACTAGTGATGTGCTGAGGGGAACTGTTGAGAAACTTACTACTTTAAGCTAAGCTGGGGTGGCACAGAAAGAGCTTTGGGTATAAAGACTCGTGATAATTCATTTGTTGCAGTATTAAGGCATATGgttgatttaatattttttccctattaaactAAAGTTCCAAAATGTGCACATGTTCAAATGAAGCTAACATGCTTATATGTAATAAGATGTACTTAGCTGTTCTACAGCGTCAGTGCTACTAGTataattttttggttttaagagTGTTGAAAGCATTAATTGTAGATTTACTAAGGCATAAGTCAATTTAATGACTCTTCCCAACAGTCTGTGGAGTTTAGTTTGGAAGGAAAGTTGGCTATATAAAaactttattaaatatattgaGATTCTATACTGAGATGTTGATTTGTAGGTACAGCATTTGATTTACATCAACTCCAGCTATTTCTTTAGATGTAGATGaacttgaaaaagaaatcttcaggTTTTCTGTAACTATGAATCTGCCTATATAGAATAGATGTTTGTAAGTCTCTTCAAGGTAAATAATGAGAAAGCTTACTGAATATGCTTGACTCTGTGTAAACGTAGTTATTGTATAGTCACCTTTGTTACCActgttgctttttcctttgtttttaggTTATTATGGTGATGGGTTAAATGCCATTGTTGTGTTTGCTGTTTGCTTTATGCCTGAAAGCAGTCAGCCTAACTACAGATATCTAATGGACAATCTATTTAAGTAAGTCATCATCTGCCTCTGAATACTATCTTAATTTCACATTGtgaaaattagcattttaatgTAAGGCCTACTTCTCTCTCATCTTTTTAATGAagctttttgtatttcagatgagggaaaaataagaaatagaaaagcaaCTACATCTGCTTccaggagagggaagaaaaagttattAGATGTTGCTCAACACTTTTGccagctttgtttttttaaatatatttgagcACTACTAGGAATTACTTTAATATCCACAGATCTTTACTTGAAAGTTTTTGTTGCTTGTCTCTGCAGGTATGTAATTGGCACTTTAGAGCTGTTAGTAGCAGAGAACTATATGATAGTTTACCTGAATGGTGCAacaacaaggagaaaaatgccAAGTTTAGGCTGGCTTAGGAAATGTTACCAGCAAATTGATAGAAGGTAAGAAGCTCTGCAGTGTTTTCTTACAATATTCACATGCTCACTGTTTAATGTGGTATCTGGTACCTACTGGATAAGATTTAAGCAAATTGCTTGGTATATTGAAAACCTCTTCCTAAGCTGGACAATGTGGAATAATGCTACAGGCATGCCTGGCTTTTTTGTTGCAGGGtggtttcttgtttgttttaagtgAAAATAGTAGTGTTAAGAGTACTGAATACTCTTACCACGTAGAATATCCTTAAAACTTCTTGTATTAATATGATAAGGTAATAAGGGGGGGT
This DNA window, taken from Haliaeetus albicilla chromosome 12, bHalAlb1.1, whole genome shotgun sequence, encodes the following:
- the BNIP2 gene encoding BCL2/adenovirus E1B 19 kDa protein-interacting protein 2 isoform X1, with the protein product MEGVEFKEEWQDEDFPRPLPEDDPVESDILAAAGTESEAEVNGTKVRKKLTAPDISLTLDHSEESVLSDDLDESGEIDLDDLDTPSENSNEFEWEDDLPKPKTTDVIRKGSLTEYTAAEEKDDGRRWRMFRIGEQDHRVDMKAIEPYKKVISHGGYYGDGLNAIVVFAVCFMPESSQPNYRYLMDNLFKYVIGTLELLVAENYMIVYLNGATTRRKMPSLGWLRKCYQQIDRRLRKNLKSLIIVHPSWFIRTLLAITKPFISSKFSQKIRYVFTLAELAELIPMEYVGIPECIKQYEEEKFRKKQKSRVDQELNGKQEQKSEQ
- the BNIP2 gene encoding BCL2/adenovirus E1B 19 kDa protein-interacting protein 2 isoform X2; translation: MEGVEFKEEWQDEDFPRPLPEDDPVESDILAAAGTESEAEVNGTKVRKKLTAPDISLTLDHSEESVLSDDLDESGEIDLDDLDTPSENSNEFEWEDDLPKPKTTDVIRKGSLTEYTAAEEKDDGRRWRMFRIGEQDHRVDMKAIEPYKKVISHGGYYGDGLNAIVVFAVCFMPESSQPNYRYLMDNLFKYVIGTLELLVAENYMIVYLNGATTRRKMPSLGWLRKCYQQIDRRLRKNLKSLIIVHPSWFIRTLLAITKPFISSKFSQKIRYVFTLAELAELIPMEYVGIPECIKQYEEEKFRKKQKRVDQELNGKQEQKSEQ
- the BNIP2 gene encoding BCL2/adenovirus E1B 19 kDa protein-interacting protein 2 isoform X3; translated protein: MEGVEFKEEWQDEDFPRPLPEDDPVESDILAAAGTESEAEVNGTKVRKKLTAPDISLTLDHSEESVLSDDLDESGEIDLDDLDTPSENSNEFEWEDDLPKPKTTDVIRKGSLTEYTAAEEKDDGRRWRMFRIGEQDHRVDMKAIEPYKKVISHGGYYGDGLNAIVVFAVCFMPESSQPNYRYLMDNLFKYVIGTLELLVAENYMIVYLNGATTRRKMPSLGWLRKCYQQIDRRLRKNLKSLIIVHPSWFIRTLLAITKPFISSKFSQKIRYVFTLAELAELIPMEYVGIPECIKQVDQELNGKQEQKSEQ
- the BNIP2 gene encoding BCL2/adenovirus E1B 19 kDa protein-interacting protein 2 isoform X4; amino-acid sequence: MEGVEFKEEWQDEDFPRPLPEDDPVESDILAAAGTESEAEVNGTKVRKKLTAPDISLTLDHSEESVLSDDLDESGEIDLDDLDTPSENSNEFEWEDDLPKPKTTDVIRKGSLTEYTAAEEKDDGRRWRMFRIGEQDHRVDMKAIEPYKKVISHGGYYGDGLNAIVVFAVCFMPESSQPNYRYLMDNLFKYVIGTLELLVAENYMIVYLNGATTRRKMPSLGWLRKCYQQIDRRLRKNLKSLIIVHPSWFIRTLLAITKPFIRVDQELNGKQEQKSEQ